The Natrinema amylolyticum genome includes the window TGCCGTTGTCCGGCGGATAGGTGTCGTAGTATCGGAGCCGGTCTTTGATACTCGTCAGCGCGTCCTGGACGGCCGTTCGGGTCTGCTTGGACTTGATGTTGGCCGCTTCGCTGTGTTCCTGCGTGACGTGTTGGACGACGTCACTGATCTGTCTGTCGTCGGGAATGTAGATCGTCACGAGCTGCGTTCCGGAGCCGTCGTAGTCCTTGAGGTCCTCGATGACCTTCCGGAACTCGTACTTTTTCCGGTCCGAGTGCTCCTGCTCGCCCTCCTGGCTCATTAGCCGTATAAAACGGGGCTGTGGGTAAGAATCCTTTGACACACCCGCCGGGTGCCAACGGCTGCCGGTGGAACGTCGTCGCGACCGGGTTCCCGTACCGGAATCGTCTCGGCGACGTGTCGGTCCCTCGTTACGAGTCGGGAGGTGACGATTTAAGGTGATGCCGTTCCACTGTCCGGACAGTATCTACGTATGTCCCACGAGACGGTATATGCCATCGCGAGCGGGAAAGGCGGTGTCGGGAAGACGACGACGACGGTCAACCTCGGCACGGCGCTGTCCGAGGCGGGCGAGCGCGTCGCGATCGTTGACGCCGACCTCGGCATGGCGAACCTCGCCGGGTTCGTCAGCCTCACCCCTGACTCGACCACCCTCCACGACGTGTTAGCCGGAGACGCATCGATCGACGACGCCACCTACCGACTGGCGGACAATATCGTCGCCGTCCCGAGCGGCACGAACCTCGACGAGTACGCCGAAACCTCCCCCGAAGGGCTGCGGGAGGTCATCGAAAAGCTGCGGTCCCAGTTCGACTACGTCTTTCTCGACGTCGGCGCCGGCATCAGCCACGAGACCGTCCTCCCGCTGGGACTGGCCGATGCCGTCGTCCTCGTCTCGACGCCCGAACCCGCCGCGGTCCACGACACGAAGAAGACTATCGAGTTGACCGATCGCTCCGGCGGCGAGGTCGCGGGCCTCGTCCTCACCCGCACCCGCCCGGACGGCGACGTCTCCCACGACGAGATCGCCGACCGCCTCGAGGTGCCCCTGCTCGGTGCGATCCCCGAGGATCCGGCAGCCCGGGACAGCGTCTACGCCGGCACGCCGTTGGTCGTCTTCGAGCCTCAGGGTCCCGCGGCGGTCGCCTATCGGCGGCTCGCGACGGAGTTGACCGGTATCGAGATCCCGGTTCCGGAGGGCAGTGACGAAAGCGACGAGACGGAGAGCAAGGCGACCGCGACCGGTTCGGCGAGCGACGACGGTCGGGAGGCGGCACACGACGACGTCTCGAGTGCGATCACGGAAGCGGAATCGGATCCCTGATCCCGTCTCGGTTCGACCGCGTTTCGTCGCCTGAAACCCACACACTCGTCGGTAATCGGTGCCTTCCACCCTCGAGTCGTCCGTCGTTCGGTTTCG containing:
- the minD gene encoding cell division ATPase MinD gives rise to the protein MSHETVYAIASGKGGVGKTTTTVNLGTALSEAGERVAIVDADLGMANLAGFVSLTPDSTTLHDVLAGDASIDDATYRLADNIVAVPSGTNLDEYAETSPEGLREVIEKLRSQFDYVFLDVGAGISHETVLPLGLADAVVLVSTPEPAAVHDTKKTIELTDRSGGEVAGLVLTRTRPDGDVSHDEIADRLEVPLLGAIPEDPAARDSVYAGTPLVVFEPQGPAAVAYRRLATELTGIEIPVPEGSDESDETESKATATGSASDDGREAAHDDVSSAITEAESDP